From Chionomys nivalis chromosome 21, mChiNiv1.1, whole genome shotgun sequence, a single genomic window includes:
- the Agt gene encoding angiotensinogen isoform X1: protein MTTDRVPSPKRLDMQDTQKRALVSTMTPTGLGLKAISFCILTWVSLAAGDRVYIHPFHLLFYSKSSCAQLESSDAETPPDPTFAPVPIQAKTSPVDEKTLHDQLVLATEKLGAEDQQRAAQVAMIANFMGFRMYKMLSEAGGVASGAILSPPALFGTLVSFYLGSLDPTASQLQALLGVPVKDRDCTSRLDGHKVLAALQTIQGLLVTQGGTSSQAPLLLSTVVGLFMAPGLRLKQPFVQGLAPFTPAIFPRSLDLATDPGLATEKINRFIKAVTGWKMNLPLEGGSKDSTLLFNTYVRFQGKMKGFSKLAGLHEFWVDNSTSVSVPMLSGTGVFQHWSDSQNNFSMTRAPLGESATLLLIQPHCISDLDRVEALVFQHDFLTRIKNPPPRAIRLTLPQLEIRGSYNLQDLLGQAKLSTLLGAEANLGKISDTNPRVGEVLNSILFELKAGEEAQPAESAQQPDSPEALDVTLSSPFLFTIYERNSGALHFLGRVGNPQSVL from the exons GACACACAGAAGCGAGCGCTCGTATCAACGATGACTCCCACAGGACTGGGCCTGAAAGCCATCAGCTTCTGCATCCTGACCTGGGTCAGCCTGGCAGCTGGGGACCGGGTATACATCCACCCCTTCCATCTGCTCTTCTATAGCAAGAGCAGCTGTGCCCAGCTGGAGAGCTCCGATGCAGAGACACCCCCAGATCCCACATTTGCGCCTGTGCCCATTCAGGCCAAGACCTCCCCTGTGGATGAGAAGACCCTGCATGACCAGCTCGTGCTGGCCACTGAGAAGCTAGGGGCCGAGGATCAGCAGCGGGCTGCCCAGGTTGCAATGATAGCCAATTTCATGGGCTTCCGCATGTACAAGATGCTGAGCGAGGCAGGAGGCGTGGCTAGTGGGGCCATTCTCTCCCCTCCAGCTCTCTTTGGCACCCTGGTCTCTTTCTACCTTGGGTCTTTGGACCCCACAGCCAGCCAGCTGCAGGCACTGTTGGGTGTCCCCGTGAAGGATAGAGACTGTACTTCCCGGCTGGATGGACACAAGGTCCTCGCTGCTCTGCAGACCATTCAGGGCCTGCTGGTCACCCAGGGTGGAACTAGCAGCCAGGCACCTCTGCTACTGTCCACTGTGGTGGGCCTCTTTATGGCCCCAGGCCTACGCCTAAAGCAGCCATTTGTTCAGGGCCTGGCCCCCTTCACCCCTGCCATCTTCCCACGCTCGCTGGATTTAGCCACCGACCCAGGTCTTGccactgagaaaatcaacaggtTCATAAAGGCTGTGACTGGGTGGAAGATGAACTTGCCACTGGAGGGAGGCAGCAAAGACAGTACCCTGCTTTTCAACACCTATGTTCGCTTCCAAG GGAAGATGAAAGGCTTCTCCAAGCTGGCTGGCCTCCATGAGTTCTGGGTGGACAACAGCACCTCAGTGTCTGTCCCCATGCTCTCGGGTACTGGTGTGTTCCAGCACTGGAGCGACTCCCAGAACAACTTCTCGATGACGCGCGCACCCCTGGGTGAGAGTGCCACCCTGTTGCTGATCCAACCCCACTGCATCTCCGATCTGGACAGGGTGGAGGCCCTCGTCTTCCAGCATGACTTCCTGACTCGGATAAAGAACCCGCCTCCTCG GGCCATCCGCCTGACCCTACCCCAGCTGGAAATCCGAGGATCCTACAACCTGCAGGACCTGCTGGGCCAGGCCAAGCTGTCAACCCTGTTGGGTGCTGAGGCAAATCTGGGCAAGATCAGTGATACCAACCCCAGGGTGGGAGAG GTTCTCAACAGCATTCTCTTTGAACTCAAAGCGGGCGAGGAGGCACAGCCAGCTGAGTCTGCCCAGCAGCCTGACTCTCCTGAGGCACTGGATGTGACCCTGAGCAGCCCGTTCCTGTTCACCATCTACGAGCGGAACTCAGGCGCCCTGCACTTTCTGGGTAGAGTGGGTAACCCTCAGAGCGTACTGTGA
- the Agt gene encoding angiotensinogen isoform X2: MTPTGLGLKAISFCILTWVSLAAGDRVYIHPFHLLFYSKSSCAQLESSDAETPPDPTFAPVPIQAKTSPVDEKTLHDQLVLATEKLGAEDQQRAAQVAMIANFMGFRMYKMLSEAGGVASGAILSPPALFGTLVSFYLGSLDPTASQLQALLGVPVKDRDCTSRLDGHKVLAALQTIQGLLVTQGGTSSQAPLLLSTVVGLFMAPGLRLKQPFVQGLAPFTPAIFPRSLDLATDPGLATEKINRFIKAVTGWKMNLPLEGGSKDSTLLFNTYVRFQGKMKGFSKLAGLHEFWVDNSTSVSVPMLSGTGVFQHWSDSQNNFSMTRAPLGESATLLLIQPHCISDLDRVEALVFQHDFLTRIKNPPPRAIRLTLPQLEIRGSYNLQDLLGQAKLSTLLGAEANLGKISDTNPRVGEVLNSILFELKAGEEAQPAESAQQPDSPEALDVTLSSPFLFTIYERNSGALHFLGRVGNPQSVL; this comes from the exons ATGACTCCCACAGGACTGGGCCTGAAAGCCATCAGCTTCTGCATCCTGACCTGGGTCAGCCTGGCAGCTGGGGACCGGGTATACATCCACCCCTTCCATCTGCTCTTCTATAGCAAGAGCAGCTGTGCCCAGCTGGAGAGCTCCGATGCAGAGACACCCCCAGATCCCACATTTGCGCCTGTGCCCATTCAGGCCAAGACCTCCCCTGTGGATGAGAAGACCCTGCATGACCAGCTCGTGCTGGCCACTGAGAAGCTAGGGGCCGAGGATCAGCAGCGGGCTGCCCAGGTTGCAATGATAGCCAATTTCATGGGCTTCCGCATGTACAAGATGCTGAGCGAGGCAGGAGGCGTGGCTAGTGGGGCCATTCTCTCCCCTCCAGCTCTCTTTGGCACCCTGGTCTCTTTCTACCTTGGGTCTTTGGACCCCACAGCCAGCCAGCTGCAGGCACTGTTGGGTGTCCCCGTGAAGGATAGAGACTGTACTTCCCGGCTGGATGGACACAAGGTCCTCGCTGCTCTGCAGACCATTCAGGGCCTGCTGGTCACCCAGGGTGGAACTAGCAGCCAGGCACCTCTGCTACTGTCCACTGTGGTGGGCCTCTTTATGGCCCCAGGCCTACGCCTAAAGCAGCCATTTGTTCAGGGCCTGGCCCCCTTCACCCCTGCCATCTTCCCACGCTCGCTGGATTTAGCCACCGACCCAGGTCTTGccactgagaaaatcaacaggtTCATAAAGGCTGTGACTGGGTGGAAGATGAACTTGCCACTGGAGGGAGGCAGCAAAGACAGTACCCTGCTTTTCAACACCTATGTTCGCTTCCAAG GGAAGATGAAAGGCTTCTCCAAGCTGGCTGGCCTCCATGAGTTCTGGGTGGACAACAGCACCTCAGTGTCTGTCCCCATGCTCTCGGGTACTGGTGTGTTCCAGCACTGGAGCGACTCCCAGAACAACTTCTCGATGACGCGCGCACCCCTGGGTGAGAGTGCCACCCTGTTGCTGATCCAACCCCACTGCATCTCCGATCTGGACAGGGTGGAGGCCCTCGTCTTCCAGCATGACTTCCTGACTCGGATAAAGAACCCGCCTCCTCG GGCCATCCGCCTGACCCTACCCCAGCTGGAAATCCGAGGATCCTACAACCTGCAGGACCTGCTGGGCCAGGCCAAGCTGTCAACCCTGTTGGGTGCTGAGGCAAATCTGGGCAAGATCAGTGATACCAACCCCAGGGTGGGAGAG GTTCTCAACAGCATTCTCTTTGAACTCAAAGCGGGCGAGGAGGCACAGCCAGCTGAGTCTGCCCAGCAGCCTGACTCTCCTGAGGCACTGGATGTGACCCTGAGCAGCCCGTTCCTGTTCACCATCTACGAGCGGAACTCAGGCGCCCTGCACTTTCTGGGTAGAGTGGGTAACCCTCAGAGCGTACTGTGA
- the Cog2 gene encoding conserved oligomeric Golgi complex subunit 2 isoform X1, protein MERRGMNLPTGPDTLCFDKDEFMKEDFDVDHFVSDCRKRVQLEELRDDLELYYKLLKTAMVELINKDYADFVNLSTNLVGMDRSLNQLSVPLGQLREEVLSLRSSVSEGILAVEEQMCKQEDIRKKKMNVLRLIQVIRSVEKIEKILNSQSCKDAPSLEASSPLLTGQVLERIATEFNQLQFHAVQSKGMPLLDKVRPRIAGITAMLQRSLEGLLLEGLQTSNVDIIRHCLRTYAMIDKTRDAEALVGQVLVKPYVDEVIVEQLVKSHPNGLQLMYNKLLEFVPHHCRLLREVTGGAVSSEKGTVVPGYDFLVNSVWPEIVGGLEEKLPSLFNPGNPDVFHEKYTVSMDFVQRFERQCGSQASVKRLRAHPAYHSFSNKWNLPVYFQLRFREVAGSLEASFTDGLEDAPDGSPYCLLASHRTWSSLEKCWSDEMFLPLLAHRLWRLTLQILARFSVFVSELSGRPISNESTKETRKPLAGSRDPSEDQGNHPSEAQTASISSTQLLYVVSDLDRLQEWLPELLKIVKPKLEMIGFKNFSSISAALEDSQSSLSAHVPALSSRIVQDLSESCFSYLKSALEVPRLYRRTNKEVPSTASSYVESALKPFYQLQHGHGHKVKPAMMKHWVQEALSESTHRYFETVSDVLNSVKKMEESLKRLKQARRAPATSPVSSSGGMSDDDKIRLQLALDVEFLGEQIQKMGLQTNDIKSFPALAELVFAARDQATTEQP, encoded by the exons GAGGATTTCGACGTGGATCATTTCGTGTCTGACTGCAGGAAGCGTGTGCAGCTGGAGGAGTTGAGAGACGACCTGGAGCTGTATTACAAGCTGCTGAAGACGGCCATGGTAGAGCTCATCAACAAGGACTATGCGGACTTTGTCAACCTCTCAACAAACCTG GTCGGCATGGACAGATCCCTCAACCAGCTATCTGTGCCTTTGGGACAATTACGAGAAGAGGTTCTG agtCTCAGGTCGTCTGTCAGTGAAGGGATCCTTGCAGTAGAGGAACAGATGTGTAAGCAGGAAGACATCAGGAAGAAGAAG ATGAATGTGTTGAGACTTATACAGGTTATTCGATCAGTTGAGAAAATTGAAAAAATCCTGAACTCCCAGAGTTGCAAAGATGCACCATCCCTAGAAGCGAGCAG CCCTCTCTTAACTGGGCAGGTTTTGGAGAGAATTGCTACAGAATTTAACCAGCTTCAGTTTCATGCTGTGCAAAGCAAAGGCATGCCCCTTTTGGACAAAGTGAGACCC CGCATAGCTGGCATTACAGCAATGTTGCAGCGGTCTCTAGAAGGCCTTCTGCTGGAAGGTTTGCAGACCTCAAATGTGGACATCATCCGGCACTGCCTGCGTACCTATGCCATGATTGACAAGACACGGGATGCAGAAGCTCTGGTTGGCCAAGTCCTGGTAAAGCCGTATGTTGATGAG GTGATCGTTGAACAGCTTGTTAAGTCTCATCCCAATGGCCTTCAGCTCATGTATAACAAGCTCCTGGAATTCGTTCCCCACCACTGCCGCCTTCTCCGGGAGGTCACAGGAGGAGCTGTGTCGAG TGAGAAAGGCACTGTCGTTCCTGGCTATGATTTCTTGGTGAATTCTGTGTGGCCAGAAATAGTTGGAGGACTAGAGGAAAAGCTACCCTCGCTCTTCAATCCAGGGAATCCTGACGTCTTTCATGAG AAATACACTGTGAGCATGGATTTTGTACAGAGGTTTGAACGGCAGTGTGGATCCCAGGCCAGTGTGAAGCGACTCCGAGCACACCCTGCCTATCACAGCTTCAGCAATAAGTGGAACCTACCTGTTTACTTTCAGCTGAG GTTTAGAGAAGTGGCAGGATCCTTAGAAGCATCTTTCACAGATGGGCTGGAAGACGCCCCAG ATGGAAGTCCGTATTGCCTGTTGGCttctcacagaacctggagcaGCCTGGAGAAATGCTGGTCGGATGAGATGTTCCTGCCTTTGTTAGCGCACCGTCTGTGGAGGCTCACCCTGCAGATTCTGGCCCGGTTCTCTGTGTTCGTCAGTGAG CTTTCTGGCAGGCCCATTTCTAATGAAAGCACCAAGGAGACTAGAAAACCTTTGGCTGGCAGCAGAGACCCTTCTGAAGACCAAGGAAACCATCCTTCAGAAGCTCAGACAGCGTCCATTTCCAGCACTCAGCTGCTGTATGTGGTCTCAGACCTGGACAGGCTTCAGGAATGG CTTCCAGAACTCCTGAAGATAGTCAAGCCAAAACTTGAAATGATCGGCTTTAAGAATTTTTCATCTATCTcag CGGCCTTGGAAGACTCTCAGAGTTCCTTGTCTGCCCACGTGCCAGCTCTGAGCAGCAGGATTGTCCAGGACCTGAGTGAGTCTTGCTTCAGTTATCTGAAGAGTGCCCTGGAGGTCCCCAGACTTTACCGCAGAACTAACAAG GAGGTCCCCAGCACAGCCTCTTCTTATGTGGAGAGCGCACTGAAGCCATTCTACCAGCTACAGCACGGACATGGGCACAAGGTGAAGCCAGCAATGATGAAGCACTGGGTGCAGGAAGCTCTGTCTGAGAGCACACACAG GTACTTTGAGACTGTGTCTGATGTGCTGAACTCAGTGAAGAAGATGGAGGAGAGCCTGAAGCGCCTCAAACAAGCCAGGAGAGCCCCAGCCACCAGCCCTGTCAGCTCTAGCGGTGGCATGAGTGATGACGACAAGATCCGACTGCAGCTGGCTCTCGATGTGGAATTCCTGGGAGAACAG ATACAGAAGATGGGCTTGCAGACCAATGACATCAAGAGCTTCCCAGCCCTCGCAGAGCTTGTGTTTGCTGCCAGGGACCAGGCGACTACAGAACAGCCCTAG
- the Cog2 gene encoding conserved oligomeric Golgi complex subunit 2 isoform X2: protein MERRGMNLPTGPDTLCFDKDEFMKEDFDVDHFVSDCRKRVQLEELRDDLELYYKLLKTAMVELINKDYADFVNLSTNLVGMDRSLNQLSVPLGQLREEVLSLRSSVSEGILAVEEQMCKQEDIRKKKMNVLRLIQVIRSVEKIEKILNSQSCKDAPSLEASSPLLTGQVLERIATEFNQLQFHAVQSKGMPLLDKVRPRIAGITAMLQRSLEGLLLEGLQTSNVDIIRHCLRTYAMIDKTRDAEALVGQVLVKPYVDEVIVEQLVKSHPNGLQLMYNKLLEFVPHHCRLLREVTGGAVSSEKGTVVPGYDFLVNSVWPEIVGGLEEKLPSLFNPGNPDVFHEKYTVSMDFVQRFERQCGSQASVKRLRAHPAYHSFSNKWNLPVYFQLRFREVAGSLEASFTDGLEDAPDGSPYCLLASHRTWSSLEKCWSDEMFLPLLAHRLWRLTLQILARFSVFVSELSGRPISNESTKETRKPLAGSRDPSEDQGNHPSEAQTASISSTQLLYVVSDLDRLQEWLPELLKIVKPKLEMIGFKNFSSISAALEDSQSSLSAHVPALSSRIVQDLSESCFSYLKSALEVPRLYRRTNKEVPSTASSYVESALKPFYQLQHGHGHKVKPAMMKHWVQEALSESTHRQIKSPCQTASLVTRRERD, encoded by the exons GAGGATTTCGACGTGGATCATTTCGTGTCTGACTGCAGGAAGCGTGTGCAGCTGGAGGAGTTGAGAGACGACCTGGAGCTGTATTACAAGCTGCTGAAGACGGCCATGGTAGAGCTCATCAACAAGGACTATGCGGACTTTGTCAACCTCTCAACAAACCTG GTCGGCATGGACAGATCCCTCAACCAGCTATCTGTGCCTTTGGGACAATTACGAGAAGAGGTTCTG agtCTCAGGTCGTCTGTCAGTGAAGGGATCCTTGCAGTAGAGGAACAGATGTGTAAGCAGGAAGACATCAGGAAGAAGAAG ATGAATGTGTTGAGACTTATACAGGTTATTCGATCAGTTGAGAAAATTGAAAAAATCCTGAACTCCCAGAGTTGCAAAGATGCACCATCCCTAGAAGCGAGCAG CCCTCTCTTAACTGGGCAGGTTTTGGAGAGAATTGCTACAGAATTTAACCAGCTTCAGTTTCATGCTGTGCAAAGCAAAGGCATGCCCCTTTTGGACAAAGTGAGACCC CGCATAGCTGGCATTACAGCAATGTTGCAGCGGTCTCTAGAAGGCCTTCTGCTGGAAGGTTTGCAGACCTCAAATGTGGACATCATCCGGCACTGCCTGCGTACCTATGCCATGATTGACAAGACACGGGATGCAGAAGCTCTGGTTGGCCAAGTCCTGGTAAAGCCGTATGTTGATGAG GTGATCGTTGAACAGCTTGTTAAGTCTCATCCCAATGGCCTTCAGCTCATGTATAACAAGCTCCTGGAATTCGTTCCCCACCACTGCCGCCTTCTCCGGGAGGTCACAGGAGGAGCTGTGTCGAG TGAGAAAGGCACTGTCGTTCCTGGCTATGATTTCTTGGTGAATTCTGTGTGGCCAGAAATAGTTGGAGGACTAGAGGAAAAGCTACCCTCGCTCTTCAATCCAGGGAATCCTGACGTCTTTCATGAG AAATACACTGTGAGCATGGATTTTGTACAGAGGTTTGAACGGCAGTGTGGATCCCAGGCCAGTGTGAAGCGACTCCGAGCACACCCTGCCTATCACAGCTTCAGCAATAAGTGGAACCTACCTGTTTACTTTCAGCTGAG GTTTAGAGAAGTGGCAGGATCCTTAGAAGCATCTTTCACAGATGGGCTGGAAGACGCCCCAG ATGGAAGTCCGTATTGCCTGTTGGCttctcacagaacctggagcaGCCTGGAGAAATGCTGGTCGGATGAGATGTTCCTGCCTTTGTTAGCGCACCGTCTGTGGAGGCTCACCCTGCAGATTCTGGCCCGGTTCTCTGTGTTCGTCAGTGAG CTTTCTGGCAGGCCCATTTCTAATGAAAGCACCAAGGAGACTAGAAAACCTTTGGCTGGCAGCAGAGACCCTTCTGAAGACCAAGGAAACCATCCTTCAGAAGCTCAGACAGCGTCCATTTCCAGCACTCAGCTGCTGTATGTGGTCTCAGACCTGGACAGGCTTCAGGAATGG CTTCCAGAACTCCTGAAGATAGTCAAGCCAAAACTTGAAATGATCGGCTTTAAGAATTTTTCATCTATCTcag CGGCCTTGGAAGACTCTCAGAGTTCCTTGTCTGCCCACGTGCCAGCTCTGAGCAGCAGGATTGTCCAGGACCTGAGTGAGTCTTGCTTCAGTTATCTGAAGAGTGCCCTGGAGGTCCCCAGACTTTACCGCAGAACTAACAAG GAGGTCCCCAGCACAGCCTCTTCTTATGTGGAGAGCGCACTGAAGCCATTCTACCAGCTACAGCACGGACATGGGCACAAGGTGAAGCCAGCAATGATGAAGCACTGGGTGCAGGAAGCTCTGTCTGAGAGCACACACAG GCAAATAAAGTCCCCGTGCCAGACAGCCAGTTTGGTAACCAGGCGAGAAAGAGACTGA